The window CTCACGGTCGATCACCTCGTCGGGAACCTCGGCCGATGCTCGCGGCACCTCGACTCCGAGGTACTCCCCGAGTTCGGCCACCGGCCGCACACCCACCTCGAACTTGAACTCGACCGTCTCGCCATCGGCTTCGGGAGCCCGGACCACCTCGACCTCGGGATCACCGATCGGTACCACCCCCGATGCGTAGACGGCTTTTTCATACCAGCCGGGCAGCGCCTCACGGATCGCCTCCTGAAACACCGCGTCATATCCCAGCCGCTGGATCGCCACGGACGGCGGCACCTTGCCCTTGCGGAAACCGGACATCCGCATCTCGCGGGCGAGCATGCGGGCGGCGCGCTGTACCTGGACGGACACCTCGTCGGCCGGAACCTCGACCTCGACCCGTGCCCTTGAGTCTTCAAGTTCTGTAACGGAAGTTTTCACGACGGATCAGCCTACCGGTGCCGCCAAGCCACCGTTGTCCGGGATGTGGGGCCCGGATCCCCTGCCCTTGAAGGCGCAGGGCCCCACCCGTTTCGATTCGGGGCTACCGGCGGATCAGCCGCCAGAGTTCCCGGCTGAAGTCAAGGACGAACCCGACCAGACGGCCGACCGGCCCGGACACCAACCAGGCGCGGAGCGGAGCCCGACGGATCGGGCTGCCCGTGGATCGCGGGGAGCGGTCCATCGACGGTTCCACCGGCGGGGACGAGGAATGGTCGGGGAGCGACCCGGTCGGTCCGGGAGGGTCAGCCACCGGCGTACTCCAGCAGCGAGAGATCGACCATCCACTCGACCGGGGCACGGTCGTCGGTCCAGATGCTGCCTCCCCTGAATCCCGGCTCAAGCCGGGCGGCGGCAGCCCGGGCAACGGGACGGAGGCCCGCCGGAAGCCCGGACGCCGACCGCGCGAGGCGTGCCGGCGAGATCGTGGTCCGGCCCCCGATCAGCATCGTGTTGGTCGAGGTGACCGGATCGCGTTTCACCGCCGGCAGCGCGGTGGACATGGTCCGGGTCAGGGTCCGCTCCAGGGCGTTGCTGCCTTCCGGATGGCCGACGTTGATCAGCACCACCCCGTCCGGCGACAAGCGGTCCCGGACCAGATCGAAAAACTCCCGGGTGGCCATGTAGAACGGAATGTAGGGCTGGCGGTAGGTGTCGACGATGATCACGTCGTAACCCGGTTCGGACCGACGCAGCCACGGACGGGCGTCCTCGTCGAAAACCCGCATCCGGGGGTTGCCCAGGTCGAAGTAACGGCGGCCCAGCTCGGTCAGTTTCGCGTCGATCTCGACCCCGTCGACCCGTGACCGCGGGAAGAAATGGCCGAAAGAACGGGCGATGGTTCCACCCGCATTCCCGAGGATCGCCACCCGTGCAGGTGGTCTCTTCAGGGTTGTGAAGGGCAGGACCAGACTCTCGTCCCAGTAGCCGCCGACCAGGTAGCTCCCCGGCCGGTAGATCGAGTGGATCGCCTGCCCCTCGTTCAGCTCAAGCCGCCGCTCCCCGTCGGCAGTTTCGACCACCCTGGCGTACTGGTGGGGAGTCTCGGTCTCGTAGAGCACCCTGCCGGGACCGGCGGCCTTGATCGTCCCGACCGGCAGGACCGCGAGGACCGCAACCGAGGCCGGGACCGCCATCCACCGCCATCCGGCGCCCGCAACTGCCACCAGGGCGACCACCAGGGCGAACAGCAGAAAGGTCCGCTGGGTGCCGAGCAACGGGATGGTGACCAGGGCCGAAACCATCGTCCCGACCAGAGATCCGGCGGTCGAGATCGCGTAGAGACGACCGGCAACCTGGCCGCTCGACTCGACCCGGTCCATCCCGATCCGGACCGCCCAGGGAGAGACCGTTCCCATCACCATCACCGGGACGGCGAGCAGGACCAGCACCCCGATCAGGGAACCGGCAAAACCCCCGATCGAGACCCGGTCGAACGCCTCGACCGAAGCCCCGAGAAAGGGCCGGGCGAGGAACGGCACCAGGGCGATCAGCGCCGCCCCGGCCAGGACCACCCGGCAGAGATAGCCCAGGTCCGGATGGCGATCGGCCAGCCGGCCGCCGAGCCAGTAACCGGTGGAAAGCGCCACCAGGACCACCGCGATCGTGTTCGCCCAGACGATGGTCGAGTCGCCGAAGTACGGGGCCAGCAGTCGGGCGCCGGCGATCTCGGTACCCATGGTCAGTGCCCCGGTCGCGAACACCAGCAGGTACAGGTAGCGGTCAGTCAGAGGCCGGGTCACCGTCAGCCCCTTCGTCGCGTCCATCTGCCGATTCCGGTGAGGAGTTCTCGCCGGTCACGCTGGCCCCCGGAGCCGTGATCCGGCCCGGACTCACCGGATCCATCCTCGCGGCCGGGGCCGGAACCTCGTCAGCCGAAACCGAGATCACGGGCAGATCAATCCCGGCCGCCGCGGCCTCCTTCCGGATCCGCGCCTCGAGCAGGTCGTCATGACCGGATCGCACCGCCCGTTCGATCCGCTCCTCCTCGATCTCGATCCCCCCGAGGTAGGCGAGATCGACCAGCTCCTGCTTGCGCATGCTCTGCCCGGCCGAGCGGTAGTAGGTCCAGGCGATGATCCCGATGATGAAGAAAAGCCCCTCCATCATCATCACCACGCCGGCGATTCCCTGATCTTCGATCGCGGACAGTCCCCAACTCCGTTGGCCGGAGCCGTACCGGGTGTAGATCTCGGTCCCGCTCCACATCAGCACGTTGCCGAGCAGTCCGGCCATGAACCGGACTACAACCACATAGATGATCTTCCAGCCGGGACCGAACCAGCGTGGAACCGGGAGCGGACCGAAAACCGGCATCCACATGAGGGCACCGAAAAAGAAGAACATCCCGTGCTGCAGGCCGTGCACGAGGGCGCCCCCGTAGGCCGCATCGTAGAGCGCCGGAATGTGCCAGATGAAGAGGTTGATTCCCCACAGGAGGAAGGCGAGGATCGGGTTGGTCAGCACCTGCAGCCGGTTGAAAAGCGGGATCGCCAGGATCGGCTGAAGCAGCGAGCGGGTGAGTCCCAGCACCACCAGCAGGGTGGCGACGTCGCCGATCATCAGGTGCTCGACCATGTGGAAGATCACCAGGTCCTCGGCCAGGCTCCCGACCGGGCTGAACAGCGCGAGAGCGAAGATGCCGATCCCGCTGCCGAAGCAGACCTGGCGCCAGACCGGGATCGGCCGTCCCTCCCAGGAGAGAGTCATCGCCCGATGCCAGTAGTAGACGACCGCAAGGGTGAGCGGGGTCAGCTCCATGATCGCGACCAGGGTCGGGCTGACCGCGAACGGAAGGTGAGGCAGGAGATTCACGGCCCCTCAGAGTACCGGCGGTGAACCGGAGGGACCCGGCCTGCGGATGCGTCGGGTCCGGTTGAACCCGCGCCGGACGGGGAATAAGGTCATCTGACACAGGAAACGACCGCAAGGAGACCGGAATGCCTGAAGGGATCCTCAGCCCGGACAGCCGGGGACAGCGCGAAGAGATAGTCGAGATGCTGAAGAAGGCTTACTGGATGGAGATCGAGACGGTGATGAACTACATCAGCAACTCGACCAACCCGGACGGGGTTCGCGCCCAAGAGATCATCGAGTCGCTGGGGCAGGACATCCAGGAGGAACTCGGCCACGCCCAGCAGTTCGCTTCAAGGATCAAGGAGCTCTACGGAGTGGTGCCAGGCTCCGAGGATTTCCGGGCCGAACAGGCTTTCCTTCAGCCCCCGAACCACCAGACCGACATCGTGCATGTGATCAAGGGCGTGATCGAGGCCGAAACCGGCGGGATCAGGTTCTACGAGCAGATCATCGCGGCCACCGATGGAATCGATCCGGTGACCCAGGACATGGTGATCTCGATCCTCCATGACGAGCAGGGGCATCGCCGCCTGTTTGAGGGTTTTCTGCGCGAGTACGAGGCGGAGGGTCTGGCCTGACCTCCGGCTTCCCCGGAATCGGCAGTTGCGGGTTCCTCTCCGACTGCCACACCGCTGCCCTGGTCGCCCCCGACGGGGCGGTCGAGTGGTTCTGCCTGCCCCGGTTCGATTCCCCCAGCGTCTTCGGGGCGATCCTCGATCGTGGAGCCGGGCATTTCCGCTTCGGGCCCAGCGGAGTCTCCGCCCCGCTCAGCCGTCGCTATGAACCTGGCTCACTGGTGCTCGAGACGACCTGGTGGACCGAAACCGGATGGCTGGTGATCCGCGATGCCCTCACGGTGGCCGAATGGTCACCGTCTGCCCGGTCGGAGATGGTGAAGCACGAGGCCGATGCGACCCTGGTCCGACTCGCCACCTGCTCCGAAGGCGAGGTCATGCTCGAACTGGCCTGCCAGCCGGCTTTCGAGTACGGCCGAGAGCAGGCAGCCTGGCGGCCGGTGACCAGCGGCGAGATCGAGGCAGGCCAAGGGTCGTCCGCCCTGCAGCTGGCGACCGATCTGGATCTCCGGACCACGGCCGGCGCGGCGACCGGGACCCTGAAACTCCGGGCCGGGGACTCCGCCTTCTGTGCCCTGGCCTGGGGTGAGGGGATCGGCGGACACCCGAAAAGCGCCCCGGCCGCCCGGGAGCGAATCGAGGCGACCCGACGCACCTGGCGCCACTGGCTCGGCGGCGGAACCTTCCCCGACCACCCCTGGCGGATCCACCTGCAGCGCTCCGCCCTAGTGCTCAAGGGACTCACCTACAGCCCGACCGGGGCGGTGGTGGCGGCGGCGACCACCTCCCTGCCGGAGGATCCCGGCGGTGAACGGAACTGGGACTACCGCTACAGCTGGATCCGGGACTCCACCTTCGCGCTCTGGGCGATGCACTCGCTCGGCTTCGATCAGGAGGGCCGCGACTTCATGGGATTCGTCCGGGAGCGGGCGATCGAGGCCGATGGCGACCTCCAGATCATGTACGGGATCGGCGGCGAGCGCGACCTGACCGAGCGGACCCTCGACCATCTCGGAGGGTACGGCGGAGCGAAGCCGGTCCGGATCGGCAACGGGGCCTTCGACCAGCGTCAGAACGACGTCTGGGGGGCCCTGCTCGACTCGATCTACGTCCACCGCAAGGTGATCGACCGTGAGCAGATGGACCCCCGGGTGCCGGGACTGATCCGGCGGGCGGTCGAGAACGCGATCACCGCCTGGCCCGAACCCGACCAGGGAATCTGGGAGTCCCGGGGGGCGCCGCAGCACTACGTGTCCTCGAAACTGATGATCTGGGTGGCGGTCGATCGCGGAGCCCGGATGGCCCGACAGTTCGATCGCGGGGAACTTGCCGACGACTGGGACCGGACGGCCGCCGGGATCAAGCAGGAGATCCTCGAGCGCGGGCTTCGCGACGGCGTGTTCCGGCAGCATTACGAGACCGATGCGCTCGACGCCTCGGTCCTGCTGATGCCGCTGGTTCGCTTCCTTCCCCATGACGACCCGCGGATCAGGGCGACGGTGCTGGCCGTGCAAGAGGGCCTCTCGGCCCACGGCTTCATCCGGAGGTATCTCCCCGACGAAACCGATGACGGCGTCGGCGGCGGCGAAGCCACCTTCCTGATCTGTTCTTTCTGGATGGTCTCGGCGCTTTCCGAGATCGGCGAGCCGGAAGCGGCCAGACGACTCTGCGAGCGCCTGCTCGGGGTGGCCGGTTCACTTGATCTCTACGCCGAGGAGCTGGAGCACGACACCCACCGTCAGCTCGGGAACTTCCCCCAGGCTTTCACCCATCTGGCCCTGATCAACGCCGTCTCACACGTGATTCAGGACGAGACGCGGGCCCGTCGCGAGGGCTCTCCGACCGCGGTCTTCACCGAGATGCGAGACTAGGAAACGGGTTGACGATCGACGACACAGACCTGATCCGCCAGAATCTGGCGGCCGTTCGTGGCCGGATCGATGCGGCCTGCGACCGGGCCGGGCGTTCTCGTGACGAGGTTCGGCTGCTGCTGGCGACCAAGACGGTTTCTGCGGAGCGGGTCCGGATCGCGATCCAGGCCGGTGCGACCCTGATCGCGGAGAACCGGGTCCAGGAGGTCCGGCCGAAGGCCGAGGCGCTGGCCGATCTCGAGTACGAAAGTCA is drawn from Solirubrobacterales bacterium and contains these coding sequences:
- a CDS encoding cytochrome c oxidase assembly protein, with the protein product MNLLPHLPFAVSPTLVAIMELTPLTLAVVYYWHRAMTLSWEGRPIPVWRQVCFGSGIGIFALALFSPVGSLAEDLVIFHMVEHLMIGDVATLLVVLGLTRSLLQPILAIPLFNRLQVLTNPILAFLLWGINLFIWHIPALYDAAYGGALVHGLQHGMFFFFGALMWMPVFGPLPVPRWFGPGWKIIYVVVVRFMAGLLGNVLMWSGTEIYTRYGSGQRSWGLSAIEDQGIAGVVMMMEGLFFIIGIIAWTYYRSAGQSMRKQELVDLAYLGGIEIEEERIERAVRSGHDDLLEARIRKEAAAAGIDLPVISVSADEVPAPAARMDPVSPGRITAPGASVTGENSSPESADGRDEGADGDPASD
- a CDS encoding fused MFS/spermidine synthase, with protein sequence MDATKGLTVTRPLTDRYLYLLVFATGALTMGTEIAGARLLAPYFGDSTIVWANTIAVVLVALSTGYWLGGRLADRHPDLGYLCRVVLAGAALIALVPFLARPFLGASVEAFDRVSIGGFAGSLIGVLVLLAVPVMVMGTVSPWAVRIGMDRVESSGQVAGRLYAISTAGSLVGTMVSALVTIPLLGTQRTFLLFALVVALVAVAGAGWRWMAVPASVAVLAVLPVGTIKAAGPGRVLYETETPHQYARVVETADGERRLELNEGQAIHSIYRPGSYLVGGYWDESLVLPFTTLKRPPARVAILGNAGGTIARSFGHFFPRSRVDGVEIDAKLTELGRRYFDLGNPRMRVFDEDARPWLRRSEPGYDVIIVDTYRQPYIPFYMATREFFDLVRDRLSPDGVVLINVGHPEGSNALERTLTRTMSTALPAVKRDPVTSTNTMLIGGRTTISPARLARSASGLPAGLRPVARAAAARLEPGFRGGSIWTDDRAPVEWMVDLSLLEYAGG
- a CDS encoding glycoside hydrolase family 15 protein; its protein translation is MVAPDGAVEWFCLPRFDSPSVFGAILDRGAGHFRFGPSGVSAPLSRRYEPGSLVLETTWWTETGWLVIRDALTVAEWSPSARSEMVKHEADATLVRLATCSEGEVMLELACQPAFEYGREQAAWRPVTSGEIEAGQGSSALQLATDLDLRTTAGAATGTLKLRAGDSAFCALAWGEGIGGHPKSAPAARERIEATRRTWRHWLGGGTFPDHPWRIHLQRSALVLKGLTYSPTGAVVAAATTSLPEDPGGERNWDYRYSWIRDSTFALWAMHSLGFDQEGRDFMGFVRERAIEADGDLQIMYGIGGERDLTERTLDHLGGYGGAKPVRIGNGAFDQRQNDVWGALLDSIYVHRKVIDREQMDPRVPGLIRRAVENAITAWPEPDQGIWESRGAPQHYVSSKLMIWVAVDRGARMARQFDRGELADDWDRTAAGIKQEILERGLRDGVFRQHYETDALDASVLLMPLVRFLPHDDPRIRATVLAVQEGLSAHGFIRRYLPDETDDGVGGGEATFLICSFWMVSALSEIGEPEAARRLCERLLGVAGSLDLYAEELEHDTHRQLGNFPQAFTHLALINAVSHVIQDETRARREGSPTAVFTEMRD
- a CDS encoding rubrerythrin, with translation MPEGILSPDSRGQREEIVEMLKKAYWMEIETVMNYISNSTNPDGVRAQEIIESLGQDIQEELGHAQQFASRIKELYGVVPGSEDFRAEQAFLQPPNHQTDIVHVIKGVIEAETGGIRFYEQIIAATDGIDPVTQDMVISILHDEQGHRRLFEGFLREYEAEGLA